From the genome of Sporocytophaga myxococcoides DSM 11118:
TTCAAAAGTTGCAAGGAAAGGACGTTTAACCATTTCCTTTCTCATTCTCTTAAGCAGAAAAAGGTCATTGAAAAATATCTGCTGGTCCAGATAACAAAATCCTATAGATTTGTTTTCTAATGCTTGTTGAGCCTGGAAAACAGATATGAGTGGATTTTTACCTGCCAGTTTCAAAAGTTGATGAGAAGTATAGCCCTCTTTAGGTGCAACTTTATCGATGGAGTGAACAATGCAGGGAATGTCTAATGATGCCAGCAATGCTGCAGTAAATAATGAAAAATTAGAAGTCCTGTTAAAGCCATCATAACTATCGGCAATATCAACAATTACAGGAAGATCAGTTTTTACTCTCTCTGCTTTATTCCATAGGCCTGAAAAGAAAGCTTTGTTTTCAATGAAGGTCTCTCGTTTTAACCTTTGTGATTCAAGGAAAGCACCTTTAAGATATTCTGGTGTTTGAATGTTAAATAATTGTTCTATTCCACTTTCAGCCTCTTCTTGAGACAAGTCTTCATGTTTTATGACTTTAAGGATCAGCTTATAAAAATCATCCCTTGTATCACCTGAGAAAAATGGTACTATTTCATTCGGAAGAAATTCTGAAGGAGCAGCTTTAACCTTTTCTATCCATTCTCTTTCGTGATTATTGGGTTCAAGGGTAAGCAGAGCCGTAACCATGGTAGCGACAGTGGTAAGGCTTACATCGGGAGATTTAAATAAATTTTTAAGCTCATTGAGCTCTTCTGCTATAAGACTTTTGCTGCCTTCAGGCCCTATGCCTTTTTTCTTCAGCAATTCCGCTAATCTCTCCTGTACCATAATATTTTATTTGTCATTAAATCTATAGAAATGTTTTTTAAAGTGAAAGATAAAATTGATGGGATGTTCAGTTTTTTGAATACTTAATTTTAATTAATTGATCCTGAGGGGGCAAACATAGTATGAGATATGAAATGCCAGAGGGGCAGCCAAAGCCAATGTTTGGACTGAACAAATAATATGCTGTTGAGTTGAAATTATGTAAGCAGCACACAAAGCTGCTGTATAATCCAATGAGAATTTATAATTAGATACGAGGCAGAAGGCGATAATATTTATTTAGTATGGAAATAATGGAAAAGGCATTGCCAAAAGTTGAAAAACTTGTGGCAGAGAAGGGGAAAACTATTCTTGCAATTGATGACGTTGAGTCAACTTTAGATATAATTAATTGCACTTTGTGCAAAAAATATAATGTAGTAAAAAAGGCAAACGGTAAGGAAGCGTTTGAGTGGATGCATGAGGGGAATATACCGGATTTAATTATTTGTGATTTGCGTATGCCCGAGATGGATGGATTTGAATTTATAAAACATATCCGGTCCAGTGGATTTTTCAGAGAGGTGCCACTCCTAATTCTATCAAGTTATGAATCAAGCAGCGTGAGGATTCAGTGTCTTAAATGTGGCGCTGATGATTTTATGATGAAACCATTCAATCCTGAAGAACTTGAAATAAGAGTAGAAAATATTTTCAAAAGAATTTATAAGTAAAAAATCAGTATGGAGCTTATTACACAGAAGAAGCTGGCTTATATAGACAATCAGGCAGATCGGCTAGAATCATTTTCAAATCGAATGGCAGATGGGTTTGATGTTATACATTTTGAAAACGGATTTAAGTTTTTCGAATGGCATTCTAAGGGTAATAAAATCGATGCAATAATTTCTGCTGGACAATTACACAGCCCGAATGGGCTGTTATTGTTGCAGCATTTAAAACAATCGGATGTAGAGCCGGTTCCTTTTGTTTTTCTTGTAGACAGCATTACAGGACAAGTCCGTTCTGAAATGCTTAAACATAGTGTGTCTGAAATTTTCGAGCAGAATGTTTCAAAAGATCCATTTGCATTAAGATTAAATTACCTTATAGAAAATAAAATTCATTACAAACGAGCATATAAAGAAGGCTTTGTAAGGCATCCTGAGTACAAGATTCCTTTAGTTAAGAGGATATTTGATATAGTATTTGCAACACTAGCACTTATATTTCTAAGTCCATTCTTTCTTTTGCTTGCTATATTAATAAGGCTTGAATCAAGAGGTCCAGTTTTTTATGCGGCGAAAAGGGTTGGTACCGGCTACAAGATTTTTGACTTCTATAAGTTTCGATCGATGAGTGCCGATGCTGATAAAAAGCTAAAGGACCTTGCACACTTGAATCAATACAATAAAAATAAAAAAGGTGCCGAAAGTGACAATAAAAAAGAAACAACAGGAGCTGTGGAAGAAAAGTCTCAGCACACAAACCTTTGTGAAGAGTGTGCCAGGGGAAATAAAGTTTGTCAGTCCATGCTTTTCCTAGATGGAAAAGAAATCTGTGAAAAGAGATTCCTTTTGGAAAAGAAAGAAAAGGATGCGGCTGCATTTATAAAAATAAGTAATGACCCAAGAATTACCAAGATTGGTAAGTTTATAAGGAATACTAGTATAGATGAATTGCCTCAACTTTTCAACGTATTGAAAGGGGATATGTCTATTGTTGGTAATCGTCCGCTTCCGCTTTATGAAGCTGAAAAGATTACAGTGGATCAGTTTACCCTAAGATTCCTAGCACCTGCAGGCATTACAGGTCTTTGGCAGGTAACAAAAAGAGGAACCAAGGAAATGTCAGAGGCTGAAAGAATTCAACTAGATAATGACTATGCCAGGAATTATTCATTCTTGAGAGATCTTAAAATTATTGCGAAAACAATTCCTGCATTATTACAGAAAGAAAATGTATAGTATGAATACCCTTTGGAATAATAAGCATTACGCTTATGGTATGCTTCTTTTGATATTCACTGTGATTTCCCGTTCTACGTTCGGACAAGTAAAAAATGATAGTATTGTAGTACTTCAGGATCTTGAAACACAATTACTTCCCCTGGATGAAATCGTTTCGATTGCGGTGGAGAGATCTCCCTACATAAAAGTGGAGGATGCTAGTATAAAAGCTCGTAAACAGGAGATTCACTTAGCCAGAAAGGATTGGCAAAAAGACATCCAGGCCTTTGGTAACTATGCCACTGGTGACCAAAAGTTTGGTGTATCATATGGAGACTTTAATCGTCAGACTAATTTCCTTAATGGATA
Proteins encoded in this window:
- a CDS encoding anthranilate phosphoribosyltransferase, which produces MVQERLAELLKKKGIGPEGSKSLIAEELNELKNLFKSPDVSLTTVATMVTALLTLEPNNHEREWIEKVKAAPSEFLPNEIVPFFSGDTRDDFYKLILKVIKHEDLSQEEAESGIEQLFNIQTPEYLKGAFLESQRLKRETFIENKAFFSGLWNKAERVKTDLPVIVDIADSYDGFNRTSNFSLFTAALLASLDIPCIVHSIDKVAPKEGYTSHQLLKLAGKNPLISVFQAQQALENKSIGFCYLDQQIFFNDLFLLKRMRKEMVKRPFLATFEKLLQPIQSTQGNYLVSGYTHPHYKEEVVKQLKEQGECKMALIFKGLEGSTQLTLSRGSTAIFYDGNEINESLVSPEDFGLPLLESKQDKSIKPEDVLSEGIAALKGNKNYAREAIIYQAAVIITKFNLVQHKDLIAVLKEKLDSGEALNRWNLLNI
- a CDS encoding response regulator; protein product: MEIMEKALPKVEKLVAEKGKTILAIDDVESTLDIINCTLCKKYNVVKKANGKEAFEWMHEGNIPDLIICDLRMPEMDGFEFIKHIRSSGFFREVPLLILSSYESSSVRIQCLKCGADDFMMKPFNPEELEIRVENIFKRIYK
- a CDS encoding sugar transferase; this encodes MELITQKKLAYIDNQADRLESFSNRMADGFDVIHFENGFKFFEWHSKGNKIDAIISAGQLHSPNGLLLLQHLKQSDVEPVPFVFLVDSITGQVRSEMLKHSVSEIFEQNVSKDPFALRLNYLIENKIHYKRAYKEGFVRHPEYKIPLVKRIFDIVFATLALIFLSPFFLLLAILIRLESRGPVFYAAKRVGTGYKIFDFYKFRSMSADADKKLKDLAHLNQYNKNKKGAESDNKKETTGAVEEKSQHTNLCEECARGNKVCQSMLFLDGKEICEKRFLLEKKEKDAAAFIKISNDPRITKIGKFIRNTSIDELPQLFNVLKGDMSIVGNRPLPLYEAEKITVDQFTLRFLAPAGITGLWQVTKRGTKEMSEAERIQLDNDYARNYSFLRDLKIIAKTIPALLQKENV